A portion of the Deinococcus peraridilitoris DSM 19664 genome contains these proteins:
- a CDS encoding MBL fold metallo-hydrolase encodes MIFETIKTEGLAALSYIVGDEQAGCAVVIDPRRDVQVYLDLLRRCGLRLTGIIETHTHADFVSGARELCTLTNATVYAGPGEYGHAVTILQDGESVDIGALKLRALHTPGHSPEHLCLVLSGGGPGAEGEWALFTGDALFNGEVGRPDLVPGVDAEEGARQLYRSLHGKILGLDDGLEVYPSHGHGSPCGGRIGVRNCTTLGYEKRHNRHLQAQGEDDFVRGVLGELAAQPPYYERVRDLNRRGPGYLGTRPQTPWLDPHEFQEAARDPLAVILDTREIEAFADAHIEGSLNIALREAFPLWAGWMLSPSNNLLVILDSPDHEEAVERHLLRLGLESIGGFLRGGMRAHIEAGLPWRSGGHLSVHELHEQLARGNAAWQLLDVRRDDEWAQGHIAGAQHAFLGRLPDELPRLGLDREKPVAVYCGSGYRSSMAVSMLERQGYRDVRNVLGSVSAWKAAGFELAHSHLSA; translated from the coding sequence GTGATCTTCGAAACCATTAAAACCGAAGGTCTGGCCGCCCTGTCCTACATTGTCGGAGACGAGCAGGCGGGTTGTGCGGTCGTGATCGATCCACGCCGTGACGTGCAGGTGTACCTCGACCTGCTGCGCCGCTGTGGCCTGCGACTGACCGGCATCATCGAAACCCACACCCACGCTGATTTCGTGTCAGGTGCCCGCGAGCTGTGCACCCTGACGAACGCGACCGTGTACGCGGGCCCCGGTGAGTATGGTCACGCCGTGACGATCCTGCAGGACGGCGAAAGCGTGGATATCGGCGCCCTGAAACTGCGCGCACTGCACACCCCGGGCCACTCTCCCGAGCACCTGTGTCTGGTCCTGTCCGGCGGCGGACCGGGCGCGGAAGGCGAGTGGGCCCTCTTCACCGGAGACGCCCTCTTCAACGGTGAGGTGGGCCGCCCGGACCTCGTGCCCGGCGTCGACGCCGAGGAAGGCGCACGGCAGCTGTACCGTTCATTGCACGGCAAGATCCTGGGGCTCGACGACGGCCTGGAAGTTTATCCGTCCCACGGACACGGCTCGCCCTGCGGTGGACGCATCGGCGTGCGTAACTGCACCACCCTGGGCTACGAGAAACGCCACAACCGGCATCTGCAGGCCCAGGGAGAGGACGATTTCGTGCGGGGTGTCTTGGGCGAGCTGGCCGCGCAGCCTCCCTACTACGAACGGGTCAGGGACCTCAACCGGCGCGGACCTGGTTACCTCGGTACGCGCCCGCAGACCCCCTGGCTCGATCCACACGAGTTTCAGGAAGCCGCGCGCGACCCCCTGGCGGTCATTCTCGATACCCGCGAGATCGAAGCTTTTGCCGACGCGCACATCGAGGGAAGCCTCAACATCGCGTTGCGTGAGGCCTTTCCCTTGTGGGCCGGCTGGATGCTTTCGCCGAGCAACAACCTGCTCGTGATTCTCGACAGCCCCGACCACGAGGAGGCAGTTGAACGGCACCTGCTGCGCCTGGGCCTGGAAAGCATCGGAGGGTTCCTGCGCGGCGGAATGCGCGCGCACATCGAAGCAGGGTTGCCGTGGCGCTCGGGCGGGCACCTGAGCGTCCATGAGCTGCACGAGCAGCTCGCGCGGGGGAACGCGGCGTGGCAGCTGCTCGACGTGCGCCGTGACGACGAGTGGGCACAAGGCCACATCGCGGGCGCACAGCACGCTTTTCTGGGGCGCCTGCCAGACGAGCTGCCCCGGCTCGGGCTCGACCGGGAAAAGCCCGTGGCCGTGTATTGCGGCAGCGGTTACCGCTCCAGCATGGCCGTGAGCATGCTCGAACGGCAAGGTTACCGGGACGTACGCAACGTGCTGGGCAGCGTCAGCGCCTGGAAAGCAGCTGGTTTCGAACTGGCGCATTCACACCTGAGCGCATAA
- a CDS encoding SDR family NAD(P)-dependent oxidoreductase, whose amino-acid sequence MTSSQEQRRVTPLPEAQDYRGRGRLEGKIAIITGADSGIGQGTAIEFAREGADVAITYLHDGSGAERTRGEVEAAGRRALVVQLDQRDPGSVARLFEQVELELGTPFILVNNAAISGAQKSVVDLTPEEWDDAIKSDLYGPFYCCQHFIRARRRAGGRGKLINVTSVHEEIPSQGAGAYDAAKGAVRNLTRTLALELAADLINVNNIAPGMILTPMNQEAIDDPDKYAEQVQSIPLKRAGLPWEIGRLAVFLASDDADYVHGTTFTMDGGLEQQQGQGA is encoded by the coding sequence ATGACGAGCAGTCAGGAGCAGCGACGGGTGACCCCACTGCCCGAAGCCCAGGATTACCGGGGCCGTGGGCGTCTCGAAGGAAAGATCGCTATCATCACGGGCGCCGACTCGGGCATCGGTCAGGGCACCGCCATCGAGTTCGCCCGGGAAGGTGCGGATGTCGCGATCACCTACCTGCATGACGGGTCGGGCGCCGAACGGACACGGGGCGAAGTGGAAGCGGCCGGACGGCGGGCACTTGTTGTGCAACTCGATCAGCGCGATCCGGGCAGCGTGGCGCGGCTTTTTGAGCAAGTCGAACTGGAACTGGGAACGCCGTTCATTCTGGTGAACAACGCGGCCATCAGCGGCGCGCAGAAAAGCGTGGTCGACCTGACCCCCGAAGAGTGGGACGACGCTATCAAGTCCGATCTGTACGGCCCTTTTTACTGCTGTCAGCACTTCATCCGCGCGCGCCGCCGGGCAGGAGGGCGCGGCAAGCTCATCAACGTCACGTCAGTGCACGAGGAAATTCCTTCGCAAGGTGCGGGCGCCTATGACGCGGCCAAAGGCGCGGTGCGCAACCTCACCCGCACCCTTGCGCTGGAACTCGCAGCCGACCTGATCAACGTCAACAACATCGCGCCGGGCATGATCCTCACACCCATGAACCAGGAAGCCATCGACGATCCTGACAAATACGCCGAACAGGTGCAAAGCATTCCCCTGAAGCGGGCCGGTCTGCCGTGGGAAATCGGGCGTCTGGCTGTCTTTCTGGCGTCGGATGACGCGGACTACGTGCACGGAACGACCTTCACGATGGACGGCGGTCTGGAGCAGCAGCAAGGCCAGGGCGCCTGA
- a CDS encoding multicopper oxidase domain-containing protein: MGTVPIRHFTGQLREFTVEVHRIHAEIAPGVRVEQWAFGFPGEPPSVPGPEIRVKQGDLVRLTLHNTFDQPHTIHPHGIISVAQRMDGLDEVLPGQRFTYEFVATEAGTFAYHCHFQTNLHLDMGMYGALIVEPRDASAKVWTSEHTLILDEWDSRQNPTNLMHKPQANYFLVNGKAAPLIPDLHIPPKDVSLLRMINMGYAVHSMHLHGVTFLVVAKDGHDLPQPYEADTLLIGPGERYDLLVQGRDGKFVFHDHAGPHATNDGLYPGGIHFMVNGGPPLDQHGRPDEQAAHQAHAQDAVPDVSGLPLLTDADSPMVRAAGFSFSPSSLRVKLGTAVGWRNADFVAHGVVLRAPDGTEVTRSLPRGGSVQFTFDQKGTYRYRCRPHPFMTGIIVVEER, encoded by the coding sequence ATGGGCACCGTTCCCATTCGTCACTTCACAGGGCAGCTGCGGGAATTCACGGTCGAGGTGCACCGTATTCACGCCGAGATCGCGCCGGGCGTCCGGGTCGAACAGTGGGCCTTCGGCTTTCCGGGAGAGCCGCCCAGCGTACCCGGACCAGAAATTCGTGTGAAGCAGGGTGACCTGGTGCGGCTGACGCTTCACAACACCTTCGATCAGCCGCACACCATTCACCCGCACGGCATCATTTCGGTTGCCCAGCGCATGGACGGACTTGACGAGGTGCTTCCCGGACAGCGTTTCACCTACGAATTCGTGGCGACCGAAGCGGGGACCTTTGCCTACCACTGCCATTTCCAGACGAACCTGCACCTCGACATGGGCATGTACGGCGCCTTGATCGTCGAGCCCCGCGACGCCAGCGCGAAGGTATGGACCAGCGAGCATACCCTGATCCTCGACGAATGGGACAGCCGTCAGAATCCGACGAACCTGATGCACAAGCCACAGGCAAATTACTTCCTGGTCAATGGCAAAGCAGCGCCCCTGATTCCCGACCTGCACATTCCACCGAAAGACGTCAGCCTGCTGCGGATGATCAATATGGGATACGCGGTGCACTCGATGCACCTGCACGGCGTGACATTCCTGGTGGTCGCCAAGGACGGGCACGACCTGCCCCAACCGTACGAGGCAGACACCCTGCTGATCGGGCCGGGAGAGCGCTACGACCTGCTGGTCCAGGGCCGTGACGGAAAGTTCGTGTTCCACGACCATGCCGGACCACATGCGACGAATGACGGCCTGTATCCGGGCGGGATTCACTTCATGGTGAACGGCGGCCCGCCGCTCGATCAGCACGGCCGACCGGACGAGCAGGCCGCACACCAGGCTCACGCTCAGGACGCCGTTCCCGACGTGTCCGGCCTGCCGCTGCTGACAGACGCCGACTCACCGATGGTTCGGGCAGCAGGATTCAGCTTCAGTCCGTCCTCCTTGCGGGTCAAGCTCGGAACGGCCGTCGGCTGGCGCAATGCGGACTTCGTCGCACATGGGGTTGTTTTGCGCGCGCCTGATGGAACCGAGGTCACCCGGTCGCTGCCAAGAGGTGGCAGCGTGCAGTTTACCTTTGACCAGAAGGGCACCTACCGGTACCGGTGCCGGCCGCACCCCTTCATGACCGGCATCATCGTCGTCGAGGAGCGCTGA